One Paenibacillus riograndensis SBR5 DNA segment encodes these proteins:
- a CDS encoding aspartate kinase: MSLYVMKFGGSSVGDIERMKRVAGRIADKQDEGHRCVVVVSAMGDTTDELIDQAKQLNGQPPAREMDMLMTTGEQISVALLSIALSGIGRSAVSYTGWQAGFRTDETHGRARINEIDPRRVLESLERGQIVIVAGFQGMTVDGEITTLGRGGSDTTAVALAAAIQADVCEIYTDVDGIYSTDPRIVKTARKLNEISYDEMLELANLGAAVLHPRAVEYAKRYQVKLVVRSSFNHNEGTVVKEEASMEQGVVVSGIAYDKNVARISILGVPDVPGVLAQVFGKLAEEGVDVDIIVQSGVQNEKADFSFTVALSELAHAKKVIEGLHSELPYREVTSEDNLVKVSIVGAGMVSHPGVAAQMFDVISKEGVSIKMVSTSEIKVSCVIESGNLQKIIQALHTAYNLDTEEQAFVGGPKDRR, translated from the coding sequence TTGTCACTTTATGTCATGAAATTCGGAGGCAGCTCCGTCGGCGACATTGAACGAATGAAACGTGTTGCGGGGCGCATCGCAGATAAGCAGGATGAGGGTCACCGCTGTGTTGTGGTTGTATCCGCCATGGGAGATACCACGGATGAATTGATCGATCAGGCCAAACAGTTGAACGGGCAGCCGCCTGCACGCGAAATGGATATGCTGATGACAACCGGGGAGCAGATCTCCGTTGCGCTTCTGTCCATCGCCCTGAGTGGGATTGGCCGCAGCGCTGTATCTTATACCGGCTGGCAGGCCGGATTCCGGACCGATGAGACGCATGGCCGGGCACGAATCAATGAAATCGATCCCCGCCGGGTTCTGGAGTCGCTGGAGCGCGGGCAGATTGTGATCGTAGCCGGTTTTCAGGGGATGACCGTGGACGGGGAGATCACCACACTGGGCCGCGGCGGCTCGGACACTACAGCCGTAGCACTGGCAGCAGCCATCCAAGCGGATGTCTGCGAAATCTATACGGACGTGGACGGCATATATTCCACGGACCCGCGTATCGTGAAGACAGCGCGCAAGCTGAATGAAATCTCCTATGATGAAATGCTGGAGCTGGCTAATCTCGGGGCAGCTGTGCTGCATCCGCGGGCTGTGGAATACGCCAAACGCTATCAGGTGAAGCTGGTCGTCAGATCAAGCTTTAATCATAATGAAGGTACTGTTGTGAAGGAGGAAGCAAGCATGGAGCAGGGTGTGGTAGTTAGCGGAATTGCATATGACAAAAACGTGGCGCGGATCAGTATTCTCGGGGTGCCGGATGTGCCGGGCGTTCTCGCCCAGGTATTCGGCAAGCTGGCCGAGGAGGGTGTGGACGTTGATATCATCGTGCAGAGCGGTGTGCAGAACGAGAAGGCCGACTTCTCCTTCACCGTTGCACTGAGCGAGCTGGCGCATGCCAAAAAGGTTATCGAGGGGCTTCACAGCGAGCTTCCTTACCGTGAAGTCACTTCCGAGGATAATCTGGTCAAGGTGTCGATTGTCGGCGCGGGTATGGTCAGCCATCCCGGGGTAGCGGCGCAAATGTTCGATGTGATCTCCAAGGAAGGCGTGAGCATCAAGATGGTCAGTACTTCCGAGATCAAAGTATCATGCGTAATTGAGTCCGGCAATCTGCAAAAGATTATCCAGGCGCTTCACACCGCCTACAATCTGGATACAGAAGAGCAGGCGTTTGTCGGAGGTCCGAAGGACCGCCGCTAA
- the efp gene encoding elongation factor P → MISVNDFKTGLTVEVDGDIFTVLDFQHVKPGKGAAFVRSKLKNLRNGNTVERTFRAGETIGRAIIENRGVQYLYASGSDHVFMDNETYDQFELSAKQLEWELNFLKENMTVNIVSYQGEILGINLPTSVELKVTETEPGVKGNTAQGATKAATLETGLTVQVPLFINENDVLLIDTREGKYISRA, encoded by the coding sequence GTGATTTCAGTTAACGATTTCAAAACAGGCTTGACCGTAGAGGTGGATGGGGATATTTTTACCGTCCTCGATTTCCAGCATGTTAAGCCGGGTAAAGGTGCCGCATTCGTGCGCTCCAAGCTGAAGAACCTGCGCAACGGCAACACTGTTGAGCGCACCTTCCGTGCCGGTGAAACGATCGGCCGCGCCATCATCGAAAACCGTGGTGTACAATATTTGTATGCAAGCGGATCGGACCATGTATTCATGGACAACGAAACCTACGATCAGTTCGAGCTGTCCGCCAAGCAATTGGAATGGGAGCTTAACTTCCTGAAAGAGAACATGACCGTGAATATCGTCAGCTACCAGGGTGAAATCCTCGGGATCAACCTGCCGACCAGCGTAGAGCTGAAGGTTACGGAAACCGAGCCGGGCGTTAAAGGCAACACGGCTCAGGGCGCAACCAAAGCGGCAACGCTGGAAACAGGCCTCACGGTACAAGTTCCGCTCTTCATCAACGAGAACGACGTTCTGCTGATCGATACCCGCGAAGGCAAATACATCTCCCGCGCGTAG
- a CDS encoding M24 family metallopeptidase encodes MGNKRVSKLRKVLQEQGLDAILITSGINRRYLSGFTGSSGYVLVTGDDSYLLTDFRYMTQAAEQVTGLKVVQHGPKFIETVRELLQGANVRIGFEQDDVTFSAYSTYAAALQPAVLVPVSKAVENLRAFKDEGELAVMQRAADLADATFSHILNVIKPGMTERDVDLEMEFYMRTHGATSSSFDTIVASGERSAMPHGVASSKVIQNNEFVTFDFGALLDGYCSDVTRTIALGSPDPKLKEIYDIVLEAQLHTLANIKPGMTGRECDALARDIITRYGYGEHFGHSTGHGLGMEVHENPRLSKLADEIMEPGMVVTVEPGIYLPGLGGVRIEDDIVITESGMKLLTHSSKDYLVL; translated from the coding sequence ATGGGCAACAAGCGTGTCTCCAAGCTGCGCAAGGTTTTGCAGGAACAGGGATTGGATGCGATCTTAATAACCAGCGGCATTAACCGCCGCTATTTAAGCGGATTCACCGGTTCTTCCGGTTATGTGCTGGTCACCGGCGATGACAGCTATCTGCTGACTGACTTCAGGTATATGACACAGGCGGCGGAACAGGTTACAGGCCTGAAGGTGGTACAGCATGGTCCGAAATTTATTGAGACGGTCCGCGAGCTGCTGCAGGGCGCGAATGTCCGCATCGGCTTCGAACAGGATGATGTGACTTTCAGTGCCTACAGTACATATGCGGCTGCGCTGCAGCCTGCGGTGCTGGTGCCGGTCTCCAAGGCTGTTGAGAATCTGCGGGCGTTCAAGGATGAAGGCGAACTTGCAGTGATGCAGCGTGCTGCGGATCTGGCGGATGCCACGTTCAGCCACATCCTGAATGTGATCAAGCCCGGCATGACCGAACGTGACGTGGATCTGGAAATGGAATTCTACATGCGCACCCACGGCGCAACCTCTTCTTCGTTCGATACGATTGTGGCTTCCGGTGAACGGTCAGCGATGCCGCATGGCGTGGCAAGCAGCAAGGTCATTCAGAACAATGAATTCGTGACCTTTGATTTCGGCGCGCTGCTGGATGGCTACTGCTCGGATGTAACACGTACGATCGCTTTGGGCTCTCCGGACCCCAAGCTCAAAGAAATTTACGATATTGTGCTTGAAGCGCAGCTCCACACGCTGGCCAATATCAAGCCGGGCATGACCGGAAGGGAATGCGACGCTCTGGCGCGCGACATCATCACCCGTTACGGTTACGGTGAACATTTCGGACACAGTACAGGACACGGTTTGGGTATGGAGGTTCATGAAAACCCGCGGTTGTCCAAGCTGGCGGATGAAATTATGGAACCGGGTATGGTTGTAACGGTGGAGCCAGGCATTTATTTGCCGGGTCTGGGCGGTGTGCGGATCGAAGATGATATCGTGATCACCGAAAGCGGCATGAAGCTGCTGACCCATTCTTCAAAGGATTATTTAGTATTGTAA
- a CDS encoding YqhR family membrane protein: protein MSKSLKQKSEHTNPFVFSIELGFFAGFIWGGVRWLIYVLHFTKVIPGFLAEPFFKHEFLMTPAGHLLGYLCFIVFSVVASVLYVLILRKLKGPWPGMIFGVLCWSAIFLAGSWQFLQQKMFRLPWNSVVSEFCIFLLWGLFIGYTAAMEYTDERKREQQTKLA from the coding sequence ATGAGCAAATCCCTTAAGCAAAAATCGGAACATACCAACCCCTTTGTTTTCAGCATAGAGCTGGGCTTTTTCGCCGGATTCATCTGGGGTGGGGTACGCTGGCTGATCTATGTCCTGCATTTTACCAAGGTAATCCCCGGATTTCTGGCCGAGCCCTTTTTTAAGCATGAGTTCCTGATGACACCGGCGGGTCATCTGTTAGGTTATTTATGTTTTATTGTTTTTTCGGTGGTAGCGTCCGTGCTGTATGTGCTGATCTTGCGCAAGCTGAAGGGGCCGTGGCCGGGGATGATCTTCGGGGTGCTGTGCTGGTCGGCGATCTTCCTTGCCGGATCCTGGCAATTCCTGCAGCAGAAGATGTTCAGGCTGCCGTGGAACTCTGTGGTCAGTGAATTTTGCATCTTTTTGCTCTGGGGATTATTCATCGGATATACGGCGGCAATGGAATACACAGATGAACGGAAACGCGAACAGCAGACAAAGCTCGCCTGA
- a CDS encoding DUF1385 domain-containing protein gives MFGGKHINVTAVRRKNGEITFLEVPRSDKSWVVKLRRIPLLRGLVSIIDSSAKGSKHLNYSAESYAEDETEPEDQAKQQEKAKKKEEGWSLGMIFGVAIMGILSFLVGKLIFTLVPVFVENFLFKNAFDNYILHNLVEGGIKLVLLLVYLWAISQTPVVKRLFQYHGAEHKVISAFEAGEELTVANVQKYSRLHYRCGSSFMMLTIILGVIIYSVFPWDNLVERVVQRIVLLPVVIGISFEVLKGTNAVRDIPGLKYLGYPGLWLQLLTTKEPKDEMVEVSIASFNRMRELDAAIEAGAYTEASVSGGILDPAKG, from the coding sequence ATGTTCGGCGGCAAGCACATCAACGTAACTGCCGTAAGAAGGAAGAACGGGGAAATTACATTTTTGGAGGTGCCGAGAAGCGATAAGAGCTGGGTCGTAAAACTGCGCAGGATACCGCTTCTTCGCGGCCTTGTCAGTATTATAGATTCCAGCGCCAAAGGCTCGAAGCACCTGAATTATTCGGCGGAATCCTATGCCGAGGATGAGACGGAGCCGGAAGATCAGGCTAAGCAGCAGGAGAAAGCCAAGAAAAAGGAAGAGGGCTGGAGCCTGGGGATGATTTTTGGCGTAGCGATCATGGGGATTTTATCTTTCCTTGTCGGCAAGCTCATCTTTACCCTTGTCCCCGTCTTTGTTGAAAATTTTCTGTTCAAAAATGCATTTGATAACTACATTCTGCACAACCTCGTAGAAGGCGGAATCAAACTGGTTCTGTTGCTCGTCTATCTGTGGGCCATCTCTCAGACCCCTGTAGTGAAGCGGCTGTTCCAGTACCATGGCGCCGAGCACAAGGTCATCAGCGCATTTGAAGCCGGTGAAGAGCTGACAGTAGCGAACGTGCAGAAGTATAGCCGTCTGCATTACCGCTGCGGAAGCAGCTTCATGATGCTGACGATTATCCTTGGCGTCATTATCTATTCGGTGTTCCCTTGGGATAACCTGGTTGAACGTGTAGTGCAGCGGATTGTGCTGCTGCCGGTCGTAATCGGCATCTCCTTTGAGGTTCTGAAAGGAACCAATGCCGTAAGAGACATTCCGGGACTGAAGTACCTGGGCTACCCCGGACTGTGGCTGCAGCTGCTGACAACCAAGGAACCCAAAGATGAAATGGTCGAAGTCTCCATCGCCTCATTTAACCGGATGCGGGAGCTGGATGCCGCAATCGAAGCAGGGGCATATACTGAAGCAAGTGTGTCAGGCGGAATATTGGATCCTGCGAAAGGATGA
- a CDS encoding patatin-like phospholipase family protein, with translation MEINAVFEGGGVKGISLAGAVQASEQAGAVFKRVAGTSSGSIIASLLAVGYDGEAMSRIIRTTAFTSFLKRGFLYNTAYVGPAFRVLIKKGLYSGEALESWIRGILKEKGLVTFGDLPRGKLSIIASDITNGRLVVLPDDLKQYGISPDGFEVAKAVRMSCSIPYFFDPVMLRLSNEAAKGKSFAEQFVYMVDGGLLSNFPLWLFDEKEEGFKSPGRRIPTVGYQMIGKTEPQPHRITGPFSMLQAMVGTMLSAHDERYIETEKFIRTVKIPTLGIAMTEFNLAPERSDELYAAGYKAGEAFFKNWRPLPKPTIF, from the coding sequence ATGGAGATCAATGCCGTATTCGAAGGCGGGGGTGTAAAGGGGATCTCGCTCGCGGGCGCGGTTCAGGCATCAGAGCAGGCGGGGGCGGTGTTTAAGCGGGTGGCCGGAACCTCTTCGGGCTCCATTATCGCCTCGCTGCTTGCGGTGGGGTATGACGGTGAAGCAATGAGCAGGATCATCCGGACAACCGCTTTTACCTCTTTTCTAAAAAGGGGCTTTCTCTACAATACGGCTTATGTGGGACCGGCTTTTCGGGTGCTGATCAAAAAAGGGCTGTATTCCGGGGAGGCGCTGGAGTCGTGGATACGCGGGATTTTGAAGGAAAAGGGGCTTGTCACCTTTGGAGATCTGCCTCGTGGCAAGCTGTCCATTATCGCCTCCGATATTACGAACGGCCGTCTGGTTGTGCTGCCTGACGACTTGAAGCAGTATGGGATTTCCCCGGACGGCTTCGAGGTAGCCAAAGCGGTGCGGATGAGCTGCAGCATCCCGTATTTTTTTGATCCGGTAATGCTGCGGCTGAGCAATGAGGCGGCTAAAGGAAAGTCTTTTGCTGAGCAGTTTGTCTATATGGTCGATGGCGGCTTGTTAAGCAATTTTCCGTTGTGGCTGTTCGACGAGAAGGAGGAGGGTTTCAAAAGCCCGGGCCGCAGAATCCCCACGGTCGGGTATCAGATGATCGGCAAAACCGAACCGCAGCCGCACAGGATCACCGGTCCCTTCAGCATGCTGCAGGCTATGGTGGGCACCATGCTGTCTGCCCATGATGAACGGTATATTGAAACGGAGAAATTTATCCGGACCGTTAAGATTCCCACCTTGGGCATCGCGATGACGGAGTTCAATCTCGCGCCGGAGAGAAGTGACGAGCTGTATGCGGCCGGATATAAGGCGGGGGAGGCGTTTTTCAAAAATTGGCGGCCGCTTCCGAAGCCTACGATTTTCTAA
- a CDS encoding family 10 glycosylhydrolase produces MNYRKWMLGLLVLLLCLPLGMTGVQAAAVPITIELDGVTLNSEVPPFITASGVTMVPVGVISKGLGAAVEWNQSNKTATISKGENVLKLTSGKKTADVGGTPVALDTSVQIVQGRVTVPLRFVSEQLGLQVVWNQATKHIALYSNTEIVGPSAPAVSAPTSVPTPTPVPTPNVPTPNVPTPNVPTPNVPTPTVPVPTVPSVPGAKAPKEMKGAWISTVFNLDWPSTSSAGNEAKQKQEFNTLLDKLQKTGFNAVFVQVRPSGDSLYPSVLVPWSKVLTGSQGKNPGYDPLEFMISAAHSRGMQFHAWFNPFRATTDANTANLAGNHVAKAHPEWIVKADSKLYINPGIPEARQHIIDTVMEVVKGYDIDGVHLDDYFYPSGSFADDEAFKTYNSKSISSKGDWRRDNINDFISRLGQSIHGVKSDVSFGVSPFGVWRNKKADSTGSDTTAGVSAYDDMYADTRTWIRSGWIDYIAPQIYWSLSFNAARYDKLVDWWVNEVKGSGVKLYIGQATYKVGTDKSAEWQSSEQIINQLKYNEKYNEVAGSIMFRANDIVSRDPFGLNSLLTFYFKS; encoded by the coding sequence ATGAATTACCGTAAATGGATGTTAGGGTTATTAGTGCTGCTGTTATGTCTCCCGCTCGGTATGACCGGCGTTCAGGCGGCGGCCGTACCGATAACCATTGAGCTGGATGGTGTGACCTTGAACAGTGAAGTACCGCCGTTTATTACCGCTTCAGGCGTGACTATGGTGCCTGTAGGTGTCATCAGCAAAGGGCTGGGTGCAGCGGTCGAGTGGAATCAAAGCAATAAGACTGCGACGATCAGCAAAGGGGAGAATGTGCTGAAGCTTACCAGCGGCAAAAAGACAGCCGATGTAGGGGGAACACCGGTAGCCTTGGATACCTCTGTGCAGATTGTGCAGGGCCGGGTGACAGTACCGTTGCGTTTTGTAAGTGAACAGCTAGGGCTGCAGGTCGTCTGGAATCAGGCAACCAAACACATTGCGCTGTATTCAAATACGGAGATTGTCGGACCGTCCGCGCCGGCGGTGTCTGCACCGACAAGCGTGCCGACACCAACCCCTGTGCCAACACCTAACGTGCCAACACCTAACGTGCCAACACCTAACGTGCCAACGCCGAACGTGCCGACACCAACAGTACCTGTACCGACGGTTCCATCGGTTCCTGGAGCGAAGGCCCCGAAAGAAATGAAGGGCGCCTGGATCTCAACCGTGTTCAATCTGGACTGGCCTTCTACTTCCTCAGCGGGCAATGAGGCCAAGCAGAAACAGGAATTCAACACATTGCTCGACAAGCTGCAAAAAACCGGCTTCAATGCCGTATTCGTGCAGGTCAGACCCTCCGGGGACAGCCTGTATCCCTCGGTGCTTGTTCCCTGGTCCAAGGTATTGACCGGCTCGCAGGGCAAGAATCCGGGTTATGATCCGCTGGAATTTATGATCAGTGCCGCTCACAGCCGGGGCATGCAGTTCCATGCCTGGTTCAATCCGTTCCGCGCGACAACAGATGCCAACACGGCCAATCTGGCGGGCAATCATGTGGCAAAAGCCCATCCGGAATGGATCGTCAAAGCGGACAGCAAGCTCTATATTAATCCGGGCATTCCGGAAGCCCGCCAGCACATCATCGATACCGTAATGGAAGTAGTGAAGGGCTATGACATTGACGGGGTCCATCTGGATGATTATTTCTATCCATCCGGATCTTTTGCCGATGATGAGGCATTCAAGACCTATAATTCCAAGTCCATCAGCTCCAAGGGGGATTGGCGGCGGGACAATATCAATGATTTCATCAGCCGGCTCGGCCAATCCATTCATGGCGTGAAATCGGATGTCTCCTTCGGTGTCAGCCCGTTTGGCGTCTGGCGCAACAAGAAGGCGGACAGCACGGGTTCCGATACCACGGCAGGGGTATCTGCCTATGACGACATGTACGCTGATACGCGGACCTGGATACGCAGCGGCTGGATCGACTATATTGCCCCGCAGATTTATTGGAGCCTCTCCTTTAATGCGGCCCGGTACGACAAGCTCGTGGACTGGTGGGTGAACGAGGTGAAGGGTTCCGGGGTCAAGCTCTACATAGGACAGGCCACCTACAAAGTAGGAACCGACAAAAGCGCTGAGTGGCAAAGCAGCGAACAGATTATCAACCAGTTAAAATATAATGAGAAATACAATGAAGTAGCCGGCAGCATTATGTTCAGAGCGAACGATATTGTAAGCCGCGATCCGTTTGGACTCAACAGCCTGCTGACCTTTTATTTCAAGTCATGA
- the mntR gene encoding transcriptional regulator MntR: MPTPSMEDYLERIYKLIDEKGYARVSDIAEGLEVHPSSVTKMIQKLDKDEYLIYEKYRGLVLTSKGKKVGKRLVDRHQLLEEFLGLIGVQQEHIYKDVEGIEHHLSWDSITRIETLVEYFRRDEARLQTLYDIHLELVSDS, from the coding sequence ATGCCAACACCCAGCATGGAGGATTATTTGGAGCGCATATACAAGCTCATCGACGAGAAGGGTTATGCGCGGGTCTCGGATATTGCCGAGGGACTGGAAGTCCACCCCTCCTCTGTGACCAAGATGATCCAAAAACTGGATAAGGACGAATATCTCATCTATGAGAAATATCGTGGGCTTGTCCTAACAAGCAAAGGGAAAAAAGTGGGAAAACGTCTCGTTGACCGCCACCAGCTGCTGGAGGAATTCCTCGGCCTGATCGGAGTCCAGCAGGAGCATATTTATAAGGATGTGGAAGGAATCGAGCATCATTTGAGCTGGGACTCCATTACGCGCATTGAGACGCTGGTGGAGTATTTTCGCCGTGATGAAGCGCGTCTGCAGACCTTATACGATATTCATCTTGAACTGGTCAGCGACTCATAA
- the splB gene encoding spore photoproduct lyase, whose protein sequence is MTTAVTERPSAKKHRKPTSLFMPELVFFEPEALKYPKGERIMEWVKAQNIPYRMTTSHNRITNLPGETELEQYKIAKRTLVVGIRKTLTFDQSKPSADYAIPIATGCMGHCHYCYLQTTLGAKPYIRVYVNTGDVIDAAKKYIEERAPEITSFEAACTSDPLGLEHITGSLAELITFIADEPLGRLRFVTKYQHVEPLLHLKHNGHTRIRFSVNADYVIRNFEPATARFEERIEAAGQIARAGYPLGFIIAPIIWHEGWQEGYAGLLAKLAQALPPEAGKGLTFEMIQHRFTKTAKTVIEKRYPKSKLEMDIEKRKKKWGRWGQHKYVYPDEQQTALREFITERIFEHFPEAGIDYFT, encoded by the coding sequence ATGACCACGGCAGTAACCGAACGCCCCTCCGCCAAAAAACACCGCAAGCCCACCAGCCTGTTTATGCCTGAACTTGTTTTTTTTGAGCCGGAAGCGCTGAAGTATCCCAAAGGTGAGCGGATCATGGAATGGGTCAAAGCGCAGAATATCCCTTACCGCATGACTACTTCACACAACCGGATTACCAATCTGCCGGGAGAAACGGAACTGGAACAGTACAAGATTGCCAAACGGACCCTTGTGGTGGGCATCCGCAAAACCTTGACCTTTGACCAGTCCAAGCCCTCTGCTGACTATGCCATTCCGATTGCCACCGGCTGCATGGGCCACTGCCATTACTGCTACCTGCAGACAACTCTTGGCGCCAAACCGTATATCCGTGTGTATGTCAATACAGGCGATGTGATTGATGCGGCCAAAAAATATATTGAAGAGCGCGCACCGGAGATCACTTCCTTTGAAGCGGCGTGCACCTCCGATCCGCTGGGATTGGAGCATATCACCGGTTCTCTGGCCGAGCTGATTACCTTCATTGCGGACGAGCCACTGGGGCGGCTGCGTTTTGTCACCAAATACCAGCATGTTGAGCCGCTGCTCCACCTGAAACATAACGGCCACACCCGGATCCGGTTCAGTGTGAACGCCGATTACGTGATCCGGAATTTCGAGCCGGCGACGGCACGCTTCGAGGAACGGATTGAAGCTGCCGGACAAATCGCCCGGGCCGGGTATCCGCTTGGCTTCATCATCGCCCCGATCATCTGGCATGAGGGCTGGCAGGAAGGGTACGCCGGGCTGCTGGCGAAGCTGGCCCAGGCGCTGCCGCCGGAGGCGGGCAAAGGCCTTACTTTTGAAATGATTCAGCACCGGTTCACCAAGACGGCCAAAACCGTTATCGAGAAACGTTATCCGAAATCCAAACTGGAAATGGACATCGAGAAGCGCAAAAAGAAATGGGGCCGCTGGGGCCAGCACAAATACGTCTATCCCGATGAACAGCAAACCGCCCTGCGGGAATTCATCACAGAGCGGATTTTTGAACATTTCCCGGAAGCGGGAATTGATTATTTTACCTGA
- a CDS encoding cytochrome c biogenesis CcdA family protein, whose translation MSNLNAGIAFAAGVASFISPCCLPLYPSYLSYITGLSVQELKAGSTTRKARFRTISHTLAFILGLSAVFYTIGFGAGLFGEVFQEQRDLIRKLSAILVMAMGLFLLGIFQPKFLLRERKLNLKWKPAGYLGSFILGIGFSAGWSPCIGPILTPIIALSASDQGAWFTLITAYCIGFALPFIVLAFFLGGARRILKYSNLLMKVGGGLMIFMGLLLFTDQMFRITIWLQGITPDWLKF comes from the coding sequence TTGTCTAACCTGAATGCAGGAATTGCTTTTGCTGCCGGTGTGGCGTCTTTCATATCGCCCTGCTGTCTGCCGCTGTACCCTTCCTATCTGAGCTATATCACCGGTCTGTCCGTTCAGGAATTAAAGGCCGGAAGCACTACCCGAAAGGCCCGGTTCCGGACCATCAGCCATACGCTGGCCTTTATTCTTGGATTGTCGGCAGTGTTCTATACCATCGGCTTCGGAGCCGGGCTGTTTGGAGAAGTATTTCAGGAGCAGCGGGATTTAATCCGGAAATTATCAGCCATTCTTGTGATGGCGATGGGGCTGTTCCTGCTGGGGATTTTTCAGCCCAAGTTCCTGCTCCGTGAACGCAAACTCAATCTGAAATGGAAGCCGGCGGGTTATCTGGGCTCATTCATTCTGGGCATCGGCTTCTCGGCAGGCTGGTCTCCATGCATTGGCCCGATCCTCACTCCAATCATTGCGCTGTCGGCCAGCGACCAAGGGGCCTGGTTTACGCTGATTACGGCTTATTGCATCGGCTTTGCGCTGCCCTTCATTGTGCTGGCCTTCTTCCTCGGCGGAGCCCGGCGCATCCTCAAATACTCCAATCTGCTGATGAAGGTGGGCGGGGGACTGATGATTTTTATGGGACTTCTGCTGTTTACGGATCAGATGTTCCGTATCACCATATGGCTGCAGGGAATTACGCCGGATTGGCTGAAGTTCTAA
- a CDS encoding metal ABC transporter permease, whose product MEILFSDFFQRALAGGLMIGITAPLIGVFLVLRRLSMIGDTLAHVTIAGVALGFLTGFYPLGAGLIFAVVASFAIEKLRKAYKSYAELSIAIIMSGGVALASLFFTLGKGYNADVMSYLFGSIYTLDNTDLIVVGIVTLAVVVVVTLFFKEFFLLSFEEDAASVSGLPVKLLNMLITVLTALVISTAIKIVGSLLVSALLTIPVAISLLLSRSFKSSVMLSVIIAEIAVVGGLVVAGIWNLAPGATIVLLLIALLALTLIGKKGLPA is encoded by the coding sequence TTGGAAATTCTATTCAGTGATTTTTTTCAGCGGGCGCTTGCGGGCGGACTGATGATCGGGATTACTGCGCCGCTCATCGGCGTGTTTCTGGTCCTGCGCCGCCTGTCCATGATCGGCGATACGCTGGCGCATGTGACGATTGCCGGGGTAGCGCTCGGCTTTTTGACCGGCTTTTATCCGCTGGGAGCGGGGCTGATCTTTGCGGTCGTGGCGTCCTTCGCGATCGAGAAGCTGCGCAAGGCATACAAAAGCTATGCCGAGCTGTCGATCGCCATCATTATGTCGGGCGGCGTGGCGCTGGCCTCGCTTTTTTTTACCTTGGGCAAAGGGTATAATGCGGATGTGATGAGCTACTTGTTCGGCAGCATTTATACGCTCGACAACACGGATCTCATCGTCGTGGGGATCGTCACCCTGGCGGTGGTGGTCGTGGTAACTCTGTTTTTCAAAGAATTTTTTCTGCTCAGCTTTGAGGAGGATGCAGCCAGCGTGAGCGGGCTGCCCGTGAAGCTGCTGAATATGCTGATAACGGTGCTGACGGCGCTTGTGATCAGCACGGCGATCAAGATCGTCGGCTCGCTGCTGGTGTCGGCGCTGCTGACTATTCCCGTGGCAATCAGTCTGCTGCTGTCGCGCAGCTTCAAGTCTTCGGTGATGCTGTCCGTCATCATTGCAGAGATTGCGGTGGTCGGCGGGCTGGTGGTGGCAGGAATATGGAATCTGGCCCCTGGCGCCACAATTGTTCTGCTGCTGATTGCGCTGCTGGCCTTAACCCTGATTGGCAAAAAAGGGCTGCCAGCGTAA